The Tachysurus vachellii isolate PV-2020 chromosome 25, HZAU_Pvac_v1, whole genome shotgun sequence genomic sequence tactctgtgctcaaagtgatgctcgcagctccagtggttttctctgtgggtgaacgaggatgatcctgaacaattccaggatctgctttttttcattggttgttgcgttaaatcttacccagatacaatagtgctattttctgattggctattgtgtagcctcttttttttgattgcctGATAAGTGTGAGGCTCgtctaagaactccaggggaggcGCGCTTGATTCCAGCccagttccatagagacagcggtgcagactgatacattttgggcactgcggcttattaaatatatggtAAATAGTAAGTCTTTCTGAGTGACAAATACAGtgtgtggcgggagaacgtgagaaaagacccaaatgagtgactgtcactctcaatgcgtgacacttgagagccctgcagaCAGTTATTGACGTGCACAGAACAGACTCGATGACAGTTGAGTTTCAGCACTTTATGCAGTTATTCCTTTGAAAAACAAGAGCACtaaatttcataaaatatttccTTCATTTAACCACTGacttttataataacctttataaCATCTTATACATAACCACTGCATTGTCACGTTATCGCTTCTTTGGTTTTGTACTTGAGCTTTATTGTTATACAGTAGGGTCCAAAAGTCTAAGAGAACAAGTGACTAAGGAGCTGGATTACCGATCGggaggttatgagttcaaatccaagtTCCAACAAGTTGCCGCTGcggggcccttgaacaaggcccatAACcacaattgctcaggtgtataaaatgagatacacTGTAAGTTGCTCATGTAATGTTCATTATAAATGACTTTATTGACAACCATCTGAGTGAAAAGTAGAATGAATTTAAGATGGTCAGGCTCATCCCCTGTTTACTTCAGTGACAGTGTGCACTGGAGCTGGATCGGACTCCACAAGTTTGGGCAAAACCTTATGATCCGTTTTAAGATCCGTTTAATGTCGTCTGAACACAGGCTTCAGTAGAAAAGTGTAGTTTTTTTACATTGCAGTTAACACAGTCAATATCAcacatttacttattttgtttaaataggaaataaacaaaaaattatgGAATTGTGAACTATTTAAAACAAAGGAGATAAATGTTGAGTAATTTATCCTAGCCAGTTGACCTACTGTAACATTGTGGTTGTTTCTGGTTCTTGGACTTCAGTCTACTTTTTGAACACATTAAAtactgttaaatatttattcagtgaGAAAGATTCTTAAATTCCTGAGAGTTTCCATGACCGTGTAAAACCGTCAGTGAGGTTTAAcctgctgtatttttttcctgGATTCAAATCGGCTAATCCTGCAACCTAGCTAACAgttgtttatttctaataaGCTATAAAGAAGATAATCAAGTGTCCAGATCAACACGGTTTCACTCACATAATCCTCAttgaaaaagtaaataattgaaGAAAGAAATGGAGAATCTGACAGGCATAAGTGGGctgttaaataacatttttgtgaaatttaTAGAAAGCAGATTAAAGACTGACTGCAAAGGAACACAATTCAACCTACAGCATGAAACCATGACTCTTATCGAGACTCGCCCTCTAAAAAACGTCACATAACTTCAAATATAAAAGCATGATTAATGACCTGACAAAAGGTTTTGCATACACACAATGTCTTTTGTTGAAAGGCTGTGAAATCTAACAGCACACACATTTAGCTTTACTTTCTCAGCTGGACTGGTGTGAGACTCATCTCATCGTGTGAGTAGTTCAGTGCTTGTACATTTTTTGTAGTTTATGagttcatttacacacaaaatagACTCATGATATGGACAACCTGCTGATAATCCTGATATAGTTTAGGTTTAAAGTTCATAATCTCATCCTTACATTATTGTATCTTTTTTAGTCCGTTAGCATTGAATTAGTTCAGATCTCATTTACATCCGAGCGATATCTTTAGTTACCAAGTTGAACATGTtgttgtttaatataaaatacgGTTTTAAATGATTTGTGATTTTCTGACATTAACTTTAGGAAACATGAAGAAAACGAATGTCGACCCGATCCTCATCGTCTTACTACTTAGTCTGTAAGTATGAAATAAATGACACTAAAACATGTAGAGCGTGCCATGTGGTCTGTTTTATTTCCAGATAATATTAATTCCCCCTAATATTAATTTCAGCAGTTTTAATCCACCtcagttcagttcatttcagTTAATTCACTTCATACTTTGTTTAAGGAGAACACCTTAGTGTGCCTTATCGTAATGTTTTATGGGTGTGTATTGACATAGCAGTTAACTTTAATGATAAGTTGTACCAAGGCAAGTGCCTGCTTGTGCCATGACCACACAGCTCAGGTAAAAATCCTGTACATTAGATCCCTCCATGGCCAAAAATATACAACTTTCAAACTCACATCTATTCCACTGTTTCACCAGTTTAATTCCTGGAAATACAGAAAGTGGCAGTTTGGCTTTTAACGATAAGCCTCAGCTCGTTCTTCCAGAGTCCTACAATATTGGCTGGATGAAGGAGCTGGATGGTGACACTCTCCTGTCTGACATCACCATTCCTGGAACGCATGATACCATGGCACTTCATGGAGGACCAGCGGCTGAGTGCCAGGCTTGGATCCTGGAGGACCAGCTGAAGGCAGGGATCCGCTACCTGGACCTCCGTGTGTACGCTTACGAAGACACGCTGTACCTCATGCACGGGATCGTCTATGAACACTCCACATTCATCAAGGCTCTCACCGCACTCAAGGCCTTCCTGTCGGAGTTCCCAAGTGAGACGGTTCTCGTCCGACTTAAACCCGATTTGTTTGATAAAAGTAAAGTACAGGAATTGTTTGAAAAGCTGATCGAGGGTGACAGCAATGTCTGGGTGAAGTCTACAATACCACGACTGGATGAAGTAAGAGGAAAGATCGTGTTTATACAGGAAGGAAGCTTTTTGCTCGGATTGCAACTGAAGGAAACTGACAAGAAAGGGGACTACAAGGTCACTCACATTGAGGACAAGGAGAAAATAACCCTTCAGAACC encodes the following:
- the LOC132840375 gene encoding 1-phosphatidylinositol phosphodiesterase-like codes for the protein MKKTNVDPILIVLLLSLLIPGNTESGSLAFNDKPQLVLPESYNIGWMKELDGDTLLSDITIPGTHDTMALHGGPAAECQAWILEDQLKAGIRYLDLRVYAYEDTLYLMHGIVYEHSTFIKALTALKAFLSEFPSETVLVRLKPDLFDKSKVQELFEKLIEGDSNVWVKSTIPRLDEVRGKIVFIQEGSFLLGLQLKETDKKGDYKVTHIEDKEKITLQNLKLAMKECGGNSVVLTYSSGTGIGTFKGMFLTPKKVAEKIDPWLYDYLQMLIAEGSALCFGVIAMDFPGFDLIQTVIMFNK